One segment of Methanolinea sp. DNA contains the following:
- a CDS encoding ABC transporter permease, which produces MRDVVFSLAIRSIRIHLLRSVLAALGIVIGVVAISSMGMMGANMTLSVKDELSRMANVVVITAASGPEGGGFRGPGGGAAGEKLTEAEFREIQRVAEKYGLVYAVYRESDAIRVGEKEGRATVYGLDEEVMRRVFSLSEGDFPKTTGSVVVGPVLAERYDLAVGKRIKIGDEENGHVATVRVAGILEERGMSPDVNSDTAIVMGEKLFTGIYGNEGEYSQVNLVLSDVNESARAREEILGKMNRKKTTVNVQDSSRMRESIVSTLGTMTTFVMAIAGISLLVAATSIFNVMMMSVTERVREIGIMRSIGAQKSEIRRMFLYESLVLGVVGSGIGAVLSLLIGWVVVLAMVGKTDYFFLPESLSYIPFAVLVGTGVCVLSGLYPAWRAADLDPVEALRAE; this is translated from the coding sequence ATGAGGGACGTCGTCTTTTCGCTCGCCATCCGGAGCATCCGGATCCACCTCCTCCGATCGGTCCTCGCAGCGCTCGGGATCGTGATCGGGGTCGTCGCCATCTCCTCCATGGGGATGATGGGCGCGAACATGACGCTCTCCGTGAAGGACGAGCTCTCGAGGATGGCAAACGTCGTGGTCATCACGGCGGCATCGGGCCCCGAGGGCGGAGGGTTCAGGGGGCCCGGCGGGGGCGCGGCCGGAGAGAAGCTCACCGAGGCGGAGTTCCGGGAGATCCAGAGGGTCGCGGAGAAGTACGGCCTCGTGTACGCCGTTTACAGGGAGTCCGACGCGATCCGCGTGGGGGAGAAGGAGGGGAGGGCGACCGTCTACGGCCTCGACGAGGAGGTCATGCGCCGGGTTTTTTCCCTCTCGGAGGGTGACTTCCCCAAGACCACGGGCTCCGTTGTCGTCGGTCCCGTCCTCGCGGAACGCTACGACCTCGCGGTCGGGAAGAGGATAAAGATCGGGGACGAGGAGAACGGGCACGTCGCGACCGTGCGCGTCGCCGGTATCCTCGAGGAGAGGGGGATGTCGCCCGACGTCAACTCCGACACGGCGATCGTGATGGGCGAGAAGCTCTTCACGGGGATCTACGGGAACGAGGGGGAGTACTCGCAGGTGAACCTCGTCCTTTCCGATGTCAACGAGTCGGCGAGGGCAAGGGAGGAGATCCTCGGGAAGATGAACAGGAAGAAGACGACCGTGAACGTGCAGGACAGCAGCCGCATGCGCGAGAGCATCGTCTCCACGCTCGGGACGATGACCACGTTCGTGATGGCGATCGCGGGGATCTCCCTGCTCGTCGCCGCGACCTCGATCTTCAATGTGATGATGATGTCCGTCACCGAGAGGGTGAGGGAGATAGGGATCATGAGGAGCATCGGTGCCCAGAAGTCCGAGATACGCAGGATGTTCCTGTACGAGAGCCTCGTCCTCGGCGTGGTCGGGTCCGGGATAGGGGCAGTCCTCTCCCTCCTGATCGGGTGGGTGGTCGTCCTCGCGATGGTGGGGAAGACCGATTACTTCTTCCTCCCCGAGAGCCTCTCGTACATCCCGTTCGCGGTCCTCGTCGGCACGGGGGTGTGCGTCCTCTCCGGCCTCTACCCGGCGTGGCGCGCGGCAGACCTCGACCCCGTCGAGGCACTGCGGGCGGAGTGA
- a CDS encoding cation:proton antiporter, whose amino-acid sequence MEFIPSVTLLILVSLAFLYAGWKFRVPSVVCFLAVGVLVGPFGLGAIRDSALVGTFGEIGVILLLFTIGLELSVEDIARYWRVILLGGTMQVCTTIVVIASITSVLGFPFNEAVFFGFLVSLSSTAIVMRVLQERGEVESLEGTTLLGILVFQDLAIIPMILITPLLMGREGPSYEHLPLGVAKVVLILAAIVIAAVWLIPALLDRVARERNRELFLLSIAAICFAVATLTSAAGLSLSLGAFIAGLVVGESEYSLAALSDILPFRDLFAGIFFLSVGMLLDVRVLLAHFPVVASVILTIFSVKFLTGWLSVASIGLPPRVAVLAGLSLCQIGEFSFVLANAGLGSGLITLSTYQVFLSGAVVTMAATPFLMGAAGPVTRLLSRGRPAGLGMGEDEGGMGPPAGQANHAVIAGLGMAGEAVARAAEIAGVPCHAIALDPGAAGVGGEGLSFTYGDATREEVLLHAGIDRAAFLFVALPEERQAEIVIRKARRLSPAIRIVALADSPGEAAALREAGAHEAISSGFEGALRLFSRALSLFGLEEGVIGPLVSRIRAHLHRAFSAPAGEGPLPGERRLLDPRIFRAAVGEGSAACGRPLREVEAALPPGVAVVGIERGGKILGDIPGDLPLAPGDTLVFFGPPGRAAEVRTLVTGPG is encoded by the coding sequence TTGGAGTTCATCCCCTCTGTCACCCTCCTCATCCTCGTCTCCCTCGCGTTCCTCTACGCCGGGTGGAAGTTCCGCGTGCCGAGCGTCGTGTGTTTCCTCGCGGTGGGGGTCCTCGTCGGCCCGTTTGGCCTCGGGGCCATCCGGGACAGTGCCCTCGTCGGGACGTTCGGGGAGATCGGGGTCATCCTCCTCCTCTTCACGATCGGCCTCGAACTCTCCGTCGAGGACATCGCGCGGTACTGGCGGGTCATCCTCCTCGGCGGCACCATGCAGGTCTGCACGACCATCGTCGTCATCGCCTCGATCACGTCCGTCCTCGGCTTCCCCTTCAACGAGGCCGTCTTCTTCGGGTTCCTCGTCTCCCTCTCGAGCACCGCGATCGTGATGAGGGTCCTGCAGGAGCGCGGCGAGGTCGAGAGCCTCGAGGGCACGACCCTCCTCGGCATCCTCGTCTTCCAGGACCTCGCGATCATCCCGATGATCCTCATCACCCCCCTCCTGATGGGGAGGGAAGGGCCGTCCTACGAGCACCTCCCCCTCGGTGTCGCGAAGGTCGTCCTCATCCTCGCGGCCATCGTGATCGCCGCGGTGTGGCTGATCCCCGCGCTCCTCGACAGGGTGGCGAGGGAGAGGAACAGGGAACTCTTCCTCCTTTCCATCGCGGCGATATGCTTTGCGGTCGCGACCCTCACGAGCGCGGCGGGGCTCTCCCTCTCCCTCGGCGCGTTCATCGCCGGGCTCGTGGTGGGGGAATCCGAGTACTCCCTCGCCGCTCTCTCCGACATCCTCCCCTTCAGGGACCTCTTCGCGGGCATCTTCTTCCTCTCCGTGGGGATGCTCCTTGACGTGCGCGTCCTGCTCGCGCACTTCCCCGTCGTCGCCTCGGTCATCCTCACCATCTTCTCGGTCAAGTTCCTGACGGGCTGGCTCTCGGTCGCGTCGATAGGGCTGCCGCCACGCGTCGCGGTCCTCGCGGGCCTCTCCCTCTGCCAGATCGGGGAGTTCTCCTTCGTCCTCGCGAATGCGGGCCTCGGATCCGGCCTCATCACGCTCTCCACGTACCAGGTCTTCCTCTCGGGCGCGGTTGTCACGATGGCCGCGACCCCGTTCCTGATGGGGGCCGCGGGACCGGTCACGCGCCTCCTCTCCCGGGGGCGGCCGGCGGGCTTGGGAATGGGGGAGGACGAGGGGGGGATGGGTCCCCCCGCCGGGCAGGCGAACCACGCGGTGATCGCCGGTCTCGGGATGGCGGGCGAGGCCGTCGCGAGGGCCGCCGAGATCGCGGGGGTGCCCTGCCACGCGATCGCCCTCGACCCGGGGGCGGCCGGGGTGGGAGGCGAGGGGCTCTCCTTCACGTACGGGGACGCGACGAGGGAAGAGGTTCTCCTCCACGCCGGGATAGACCGTGCCGCGTTCCTCTTCGTCGCGCTCCCGGAGGAGAGGCAGGCCGAGATCGTCATCAGGAAGGCCCGGAGGCTCTCGCCCGCGATCCGCATCGTCGCCCTCGCGGACTCCCCGGGAGAGGCGGCAGCGCTGCGGGAGGCAGGTGCACACGAGGCGATCTCGTCGGGATTCGAGGGGGCGCTCCGCCTCTTCTCGCGTGCCCTTTCGCTCTTCGGCCTCGAAGAGGGGGTGATAGGACCCCTCGTCTCCCGCATCCGGGCTCACCTGCACCGCGCGTTCTCTGCCCCGGCGGGGGAAGGCCCCCTCCCCGGGGAGAGGAGACTTTTGGACCCCCGCATCTTCCGCGCCGCGGTGGGGGAGGGGTCAGCCGCGTGCGGGAGGCCGTTGCGGGAGGTGGAGGCAGCGCTCCCTCCGGGGGTTGCGGTCGTCGGGATCGAACGGGGGGGAAAGATCCTCGGCGACATCCCCGGCGACCTCCCCCTCGCCCCGGGGGACACGCTCGTTTTCTTCGGCCCGCCGGGGCGCGCGGCGGAGGTCAGGACCCTCGTCACGGGCCCGGGGTGA